In one Aromatoleum aromaticum EbN1 genomic region, the following are encoded:
- the hemW gene encoding radical SAM family heme chaperone HemW — protein sequence MTRHRVIPLAPAPAAAGPLPERAQLTASPPLALYVHYPWCVKKCPYCDFNSHASRGGPGEIPEQAYIDALLADIETALPQVWGRRVLSVFIGGGTPSLMSAAALDRLLTGVRMLLQLDPLAEITLEANPGTVEAGRFRDYCAAGVNRLSLGIQSFDDAQLVRLGRIHDGREARVAIDTALANFDRVNLDLMYALPEQTPEQALADLDTALATGATHLSCYQLTLEPNTPFHHAPPPLPDTDTAADMQDAIEARLGGAGFRHYETSAFARPGEECRHNLNYWTFGDYLGIGAGAHGKLSSFEGIVREMRHKHPGRYLDAAKSREFVQERRTIGVTELPFEFMMNALRLSGGVPRRLFAERTGLPLAVIEDELKAAREQGLVEVTPELIRPTERGRHFLNDLLTLFLRD from the coding sequence GTGACCCGCCATCGCGTCATCCCCCTCGCGCCCGCTCCAGCCGCTGCCGGACCGCTGCCGGAGCGGGCGCAACTGACGGCGTCGCCGCCGCTCGCGCTGTACGTGCATTACCCGTGGTGCGTGAAGAAGTGCCCGTACTGCGACTTCAACTCGCACGCGTCGCGCGGCGGGCCGGGCGAGATCCCGGAGCAGGCCTACATCGACGCGCTGCTCGCCGACATCGAGACCGCCTTGCCGCAGGTGTGGGGACGGCGCGTGCTGTCGGTGTTCATCGGCGGGGGCACGCCGAGCCTGATGTCGGCCGCGGCGCTCGACCGCCTGCTGACCGGCGTGCGCATGCTGCTGCAGCTCGACCCGCTGGCCGAAATCACGCTCGAAGCCAATCCCGGCACCGTCGAGGCGGGCCGCTTCCGCGATTACTGCGCTGCCGGCGTGAACCGCCTGTCGCTCGGCATCCAGAGTTTCGACGACGCGCAGCTTGTGCGCCTGGGGCGCATTCACGACGGGCGGGAAGCGCGCGTCGCGATCGACACTGCGCTGGCGAACTTCGATCGCGTGAACCTCGACCTGATGTACGCGCTGCCGGAGCAGACGCCGGAGCAGGCACTCGCCGATCTCGACACTGCGCTCGCGACCGGCGCGACCCATCTGTCGTGCTACCAGCTGACGCTCGAGCCGAACACGCCTTTCCACCACGCCCCGCCGCCGCTGCCCGATACCGATACTGCGGCCGACATGCAAGATGCGATCGAAGCGCGCCTCGGCGGCGCGGGATTCCGCCACTACGAGACGTCGGCGTTCGCCCGGCCCGGCGAGGAATGCCGCCACAATCTCAATTACTGGACGTTCGGTGACTACCTCGGCATCGGCGCAGGCGCGCACGGCAAGCTGTCGAGCTTCGAGGGCATCGTGCGCGAGATGCGCCACAAGCATCCCGGGCGCTATCTCGACGCGGCGAAGAGCCGCGAGTTCGTGCAGGAACGTCGCACGATCGGCGTCACCGAGCTGCCGTTCGAATTCATGATGAATGCGCTGCGCCTGAGCGGCGGCGTCCCGCGCCGGCTGTTCGCCGAGCGCACCGGCCTGCCGCTCGCGGTGATCGAGGACGAACTGAAGGCGGCGCGCGAGCAAGGGTTGGTCGAGGTCACGCCGGAGCTCATCCGTCCGACTGAACGCGGACGGCATTTCCTCAACGATCTGCTGACACTGTTCCTGCGCGACTGA
- a CDS encoding LysR family substrate-binding domain-containing protein produces the protein MGTTSASRQSSILTLAISAGALSPRLATLLALQRVEEPETVIVPQDVASGDLVDGLEDGTYDIGLALATRPTDHAFNVQLLWVDELALAVPLRSPLLVYPEVSLDALLHYPLFRWCRWECDALSEQLDALFGPEKRSAQEIASFELMTVLVAAGYGVGIAPRSCVVQARSRGVAMRPLANGPYLIRTQLLQSPQRWTPAVERFAERAVRVATAESA, from the coding sequence ATGGGAACCACGAGTGCGTCTCGTCAATCGTCGATCCTCACACTCGCCATCTCGGCTGGAGCACTTTCGCCTCGGCTGGCAACCCTGCTTGCCCTGCAACGTGTCGAGGAGCCGGAGACCGTCATCGTGCCGCAGGACGTCGCTTCCGGGGACCTGGTCGATGGCCTCGAAGACGGGACCTACGACATCGGATTGGCGCTGGCGACGAGGCCGACGGACCATGCGTTCAACGTCCAGCTGCTGTGGGTCGATGAACTGGCCTTGGCGGTTCCCTTGCGCTCGCCATTGCTCGTCTATCCTGAGGTGTCACTGGATGCCCTGCTGCACTATCCGTTGTTTCGGTGGTGCCGGTGGGAATGTGATGCGCTGAGCGAGCAGCTTGATGCACTCTTCGGACCTGAAAAGCGCTCTGCCCAGGAGATTGCCTCCTTCGAACTCATGACTGTGCTGGTGGCGGCTGGCTACGGTGTCGGCATTGCGCCTCGATCGTGCGTCGTGCAGGCACGTAGCAGGGGTGTCGCAATGCGCCCACTGGCCAACGGCCCCTATCTCATCAGAACCCAGTTGCTGCAGTCGCCCCAACGATGGACGCCGGCTGTCGAGAGGTTCGCCGAACGGGCGGTGAGGGTCGCGACAGCCGAGTCAGCCTGA
- a CDS encoding thiazole synthase, whose translation MNDSLTIAGKSYRSRLLVGTGKYKDFAETRAAIDASGAEIVTVAIRRTNIGQNADEPNLLDVLPPERFTILPNTAGCYTADDAVRTLRLARELLDGHALVKLEVLGDPVSLFPNMPETLKAAETLVKDGFQVMVYCADDPIQAKMLEDIGCVAVMPLASLIGSGMGILNPWNLRLIIDQANVPVLVDAGVGTASDAAIAMELGCDGVLMNTAIAHAKDPVLMASAMKKAVEAGREAFLAGRMPRKHYSADPSSPTSGLIGS comes from the coding sequence ATGAACGACTCCCTGACGATCGCAGGCAAGTCCTACCGCTCCCGTTTGCTGGTGGGCACCGGAAAATACAAGGATTTCGCCGAGACGCGCGCCGCGATCGATGCGAGCGGCGCCGAGATCGTCACCGTCGCGATCCGCCGCACGAACATCGGCCAGAACGCCGATGAGCCGAACCTGCTCGACGTGCTGCCGCCCGAGCGCTTCACGATCCTGCCGAACACGGCCGGCTGCTACACCGCGGACGACGCGGTGCGCACGCTGCGGCTCGCGCGCGAGCTGCTCGATGGTCACGCGCTGGTCAAGCTCGAAGTGCTCGGCGACCCGGTGAGCCTGTTTCCGAACATGCCTGAGACGCTGAAGGCGGCCGAAACCCTCGTCAAGGACGGTTTCCAGGTGATGGTGTACTGCGCCGACGACCCGATCCAGGCGAAGATGCTCGAGGACATCGGCTGTGTCGCGGTGATGCCGCTGGCGTCCCTGATCGGCTCCGGCATGGGCATCCTGAATCCGTGGAACCTGCGGCTGATCATCGACCAGGCGAACGTGCCGGTCCTCGTCGATGCCGGCGTCGGTACCGCATCCGACGCGGCGATCGCGATGGAGCTCGGCTGCGACGGCGTGCTGATGAATACTGCGATCGCGCACGCGAAGGACCCCGTGCTGATGGCGTCGGCGATGAAGAAGGCGGTCGAGGCCGGGCGCGAGGCGTTTCTTGCCGGACGCATGCCGCGCAAGCATTATTCGGCCGATCCGAGCTCGCCGACGAGCGGTCTGATCGGTTCCTGA
- the thiS gene encoding sulfur carrier protein ThiS, which produces MIELIINGKPERLDDAPTVLALLEARQLAGKRLAVERNGEIVPKGQHAHTLLADGDRLEIVVAVGGG; this is translated from the coding sequence ATGATTGAGCTCATCATCAATGGCAAACCCGAGCGCCTCGACGACGCGCCGACCGTGCTCGCGCTGCTCGAAGCCAGGCAGCTTGCCGGCAAGCGTCTCGCAGTCGAACGCAACGGCGAGATCGTGCCGAAAGGGCAGCATGCGCACACGCTGCTCGCTGACGGCGACCGGCTCGAGATCGTCGTCGCGGTCGGCGGCGGCTGA
- a CDS encoding tyrosine-type recombinase/integrase — translation MLTDMTVRQAKATGKLYTIADFDGLCLHISAVGGKAWHFRYTWMGQRARISLGSYPELSLREARELRDAARSLLARGINPRTDRKQKRHAIRLAGENTFMAVYEKWMEHRQLTLEEGRQSSLEQIRRVFRKDVFPFLKRLTIYEITRPHLLEVIGRIEKRNSLSVAEKVRTWLKQLFDYAMVVISGMETHPATDLHVVAVPLPPVEHNPFLRMAELPEFLQTLRKYRGMLKTQLAIRLLLLTGVRTGELRLATPDQFDLDRRLWIIPVMSLKQRKMLTRKKRRRVTDIPPYIVPLSVQAIEIVRYLLEDVKPVQKHLFAGVKRLTDRMSENTVNVALKRLGYDDRLTGHGLRATISTALNELGYPKVWVDSQLSHADPNRISATYNHAEYVEQRRVMMQDWADRLDLFEQNQVQVASMHLTIHLQGLPTIAGQETTPLPTPGQHAPILLVASTERSVPTVTPATQRLSAVEMPEYARPKLSDLQHERLKLLEIFEGPDNLVVADYANLAGKSRRWITYEIQTGNLLSIQLGNKGQRVPVWQLDPLKRQLVQAILRQTPRGVDTWDIYHALLRPHDALGNRSPVDAVTPENMKIAVRVVVEQCSQQVETLAPTHYPMQVVQSVQRMVQNAIATGSVESVASD, via the coding sequence ATGCTCACAGACATGACGGTCCGGCAGGCCAAGGCCACCGGCAAGCTGTACACCATCGCGGACTTCGATGGTCTCTGCCTCCATATCTCCGCCGTCGGCGGCAAGGCGTGGCACTTCCGCTACACCTGGATGGGCCAGCGCGCCCGCATCTCCCTGGGCAGCTACCCCGAACTGTCGCTGCGCGAGGCCCGCGAACTGCGCGACGCGGCGCGCTCGCTGCTCGCCAGGGGCATCAATCCGCGCACCGATCGCAAGCAGAAGCGCCACGCGATCCGGCTCGCCGGCGAAAACACCTTCATGGCGGTCTACGAGAAGTGGATGGAACACCGCCAGCTCACCCTCGAGGAGGGCCGTCAGAGTTCGCTGGAGCAGATCCGCCGCGTCTTCAGGAAGGACGTTTTCCCTTTCCTGAAACGGCTGACCATCTACGAGATCACCCGCCCCCACCTCCTGGAGGTGATCGGCCGCATCGAAAAACGCAACTCGTTGTCGGTGGCCGAGAAGGTACGTACCTGGCTCAAGCAGTTGTTCGACTACGCGATGGTCGTCATCTCGGGCATGGAGACCCACCCGGCCACCGACCTGCATGTGGTCGCGGTGCCGTTGCCGCCGGTCGAACACAATCCGTTCCTGCGCATGGCCGAACTCCCCGAGTTCCTGCAGACGCTGCGCAAGTACCGCGGCATGCTGAAGACGCAACTGGCGATCCGCCTGCTGCTCCTGACCGGGGTCCGAACGGGCGAACTGCGCCTGGCCACGCCAGATCAGTTCGATCTGGACCGCCGGCTGTGGATCATCCCCGTCATGTCGCTCAAGCAGCGCAAGATGCTCACCCGCAAGAAGCGCAGGCGTGTCACCGACATCCCGCCGTACATCGTCCCGCTGTCCGTCCAGGCCATCGAGATCGTCCGCTACCTGCTCGAAGACGTCAAACCCGTTCAGAAGCACCTCTTCGCCGGGGTCAAGCGCCTCACCGACCGCATGAGCGAGAACACGGTCAACGTTGCCCTCAAGCGCCTCGGCTACGATGACCGCCTGACGGGCCACGGCCTCCGCGCCACGATCTCAACCGCACTGAACGAGCTGGGCTATCCGAAGGTCTGGGTGGATTCCCAGCTCTCGCACGCCGACCCCAACCGCATCAGCGCCACCTACAATCACGCGGAGTACGTCGAACAGCGCCGGGTGATGATGCAGGACTGGGCCGATCGCCTGGACCTCTTCGAGCAGAACCAGGTGCAGGTCGCCAGCATGCACCTGACCATCCACCTGCAGGGTTTGCCGACGATCGCCGGGCAGGAAACCACCCCGTTGCCGACTCCGGGCCAGCACGCGCCCATCCTGCTGGTGGCGTCCACCGAGCGGAGTGTGCCGACGGTAACGCCCGCAACGCAGCGCCTGTCGGCCGTTGAGATGCCCGAGTACGCGCGGCCGAAGCTTTCTGACTTGCAGCACGAGCGCCTGAAGCTGCTGGAAATTTTCGAGGGGCCGGACAACCTGGTGGTGGCTGACTACGCCAACCTGGCAGGCAAGTCGCGCCGCTGGATCACCTACGAGATCCAGACCGGCAACCTGCTGTCGATCCAACTGGGGAACAAGGGTCAGCGCGTCCCGGTGTGGCAGCTCGATCCGCTCAAGCGTCAGCTGGTTCAGGCCATCCTCAGGCAGACGCCGCGGGGCGTAGATACCTGGGACATCTATCATGCACTGCTACGACCGCATGACGCCCTCGGCAATCGTTCGCCTGTCGACGCGGTGACGCCCGAGAACATGAAGATCGCCGTGCGCGTGGTTGTAGAGCAGTGTTCGCAGCAAGTTGAAACCTTGGCTCCAACGCACTACCCCATGCAGGTGGTGCAGAGCGTGCAGCGAATGGTTCAAAACGCAATCGCGACCGGTTCGGTGGAAAGCGTGGCGAGCGACTGA
- the trmB gene encoding tRNA (guanosine(46)-N7)-methyltransferase TrmB, which translates to MTFPSHNPPETGHPSAAPDEALPAAEAPVPGDPEARFSSRSIRSFVLRQGRMSVAQQRHLDETLPKVGIPYRVAPLDLDAAFGRAAPKIVEIGFGMGETTAKIAAALPDKDFLTIEVHGPGVGSLCKLIAEGVLDNVRIVQHDAVEVLRDMIPERALAGVHVFFPDPWHKKRHHKRRIIQPDFVALIASRLAPGAYLHCATDWEEYAQWMLEVLAAEPALENTADGYAPRPAYRPLTKFENRGLKLGHGVWDLVFRRRG; encoded by the coding sequence ATGACTTTTCCCTCCCACAACCCGCCGGAAACCGGGCATCCGTCCGCAGCTCCGGACGAAGCGCTCCCGGCCGCGGAAGCCCCTGTGCCGGGCGACCCGGAAGCGCGTTTTTCGAGCCGCTCGATCCGCAGCTTCGTGCTGCGCCAGGGACGCATGTCGGTCGCGCAGCAGCGCCACCTCGACGAGACGCTGCCGAAAGTCGGCATTCCCTACCGCGTCGCGCCGCTCGATCTCGACGCGGCGTTCGGACGGGCGGCGCCGAAAATCGTCGAAATCGGTTTCGGCATGGGCGAGACGACCGCGAAAATCGCCGCTGCGCTGCCCGACAAGGATTTCCTCACGATCGAAGTGCACGGGCCGGGAGTCGGCAGCCTGTGCAAGCTGATCGCCGAAGGCGTGCTCGACAACGTGCGGATCGTCCAGCATGACGCGGTCGAAGTGCTGCGCGACATGATCCCCGAGCGGGCGCTGGCCGGTGTCCATGTGTTCTTTCCCGACCCGTGGCACAAGAAGCGTCATCACAAGCGGCGCATCATCCAGCCCGACTTCGTCGCGCTGATCGCATCCCGGCTCGCGCCCGGCGCTTACCTGCACTGCGCGACCGACTGGGAGGAATACGCTCAATGGATGCTCGAAGTGCTCGCCGCCGAGCCGGCGCTGGAGAATACTGCCGATGGCTACGCCCCGCGTCCCGCCTACCGCCCCCTGACGAAATTCGAAAACCGCGGCCTGAAGCTCGGGCACGGCGTCTGGGACCTGGTGTTCAGGCGGCGCGGTTGA
- the sppA gene encoding signal peptide peptidase SppA, translating to MVKRIFAFFGAVLAGFWRTIDVLRRVVLNAVFLLLLAFVVVLLWRALPAVPDGAALVLRPAGPLVEQKTFETPLDLLRNGGVAPSQTVLHDLLEAVEAARDDTRIKALVIETDRLGPTGLSKLAELRAAIVAFRQSGKPVFARGERFTQGQYYLASAADEVHVGPDGFVLLQGLARYISYFAEALDKLGVKMHVFRVGEYKAFSEPFTRNDMSEADREASRDLLEGLWTGVREDLIASRRLAPEKLDAYVNAYPAALAATGGDAVSAARDAGLIDRASTRDEWRELLKARVGASEDGKDFRRVEADDYLAVVRATRPEQDDHVAVLVAQGAIIDGSDTQSAVGGDSLAHLIRMAREDERVKALVLRVDSPGGSAWASEVIRRELELTREAGKPVVASMSSVAASGGYWIATGAEEIFASPASLTGSIGIFALFPELAGALDKLGVNTDGVATGPLAGAFDPRRPLEPAAAKTIQLGIEHGYRRFLETVAKARDMSATEVDTVARGRVWTGEAATKLGLVDQLGGLEAAVAAAASRAGLKRYETVWPRADVGPGQRLLQRFVAALAPVGGLSVLSGLPASPLAVVIGGLQQDANELLRWNDPRHLYTHCLCEAL from the coding sequence ATGGTGAAACGCATCTTTGCCTTTTTCGGCGCGGTTCTCGCGGGATTCTGGCGCACGATCGATGTGCTGCGGCGCGTGGTCCTCAATGCGGTATTCCTGCTGTTGCTCGCCTTTGTCGTGGTGCTGCTGTGGCGCGCGCTGCCCGCGGTGCCGGACGGCGCGGCGCTGGTACTGCGCCCGGCCGGTCCGCTCGTCGAGCAGAAGACGTTCGAGACGCCGCTCGATTTGTTGCGCAATGGCGGTGTCGCGCCTTCCCAAACCGTGCTGCACGATCTGCTCGAAGCGGTGGAGGCGGCGCGCGACGACACGCGGATCAAGGCGCTCGTCATCGAAACCGACCGGCTCGGCCCGACCGGCCTGTCGAAACTCGCCGAGCTGCGCGCCGCGATCGTCGCTTTCCGGCAGAGCGGAAAACCGGTATTCGCCCGTGGCGAGCGCTTCACGCAGGGGCAGTACTACCTCGCCAGCGCTGCCGACGAAGTCCATGTCGGACCCGACGGCTTCGTGCTGCTGCAAGGGCTCGCGCGCTACATCAGCTATTTCGCCGAGGCGCTCGACAAGCTCGGCGTCAAAATGCATGTGTTTCGCGTCGGCGAATACAAGGCGTTCAGCGAGCCTTTCACGCGCAACGACATGTCGGAGGCGGACCGCGAAGCGTCGCGCGATCTGCTCGAAGGGCTGTGGACCGGTGTGCGCGAGGATCTCATCGCGAGCCGCCGCCTCGCCCCCGAGAAGCTCGACGCTTACGTCAACGCTTACCCCGCCGCGCTCGCGGCGACCGGTGGCGATGCGGTGAGCGCGGCGCGCGATGCCGGCCTGATCGATCGCGCGAGCACGCGCGACGAGTGGCGCGAGCTGCTCAAGGCGCGCGTCGGCGCAAGCGAGGACGGCAAGGATTTCCGCCGCGTCGAGGCTGACGACTATCTCGCCGTGGTGCGCGCCACGCGGCCGGAGCAGGACGATCACGTCGCAGTGCTGGTCGCGCAGGGGGCAATCATCGACGGCAGCGACACGCAGTCGGCAGTCGGCGGCGACAGCCTTGCGCACCTGATCCGCATGGCGCGCGAAGACGAGCGGGTGAAGGCGCTGGTGCTGCGCGTCGACAGCCCCGGCGGCAGCGCGTGGGCGTCGGAAGTGATCCGGCGCGAGCTCGAACTGACGCGCGAGGCGGGCAAGCCGGTTGTCGCGTCGATGAGTTCGGTCGCCGCGTCCGGCGGTTACTGGATCGCGACCGGGGCTGAAGAGATTTTTGCAAGCCCTGCTTCGCTGACCGGGTCGATCGGCATTTTCGCGCTGTTCCCGGAGCTCGCCGGAGCGCTCGACAAGCTCGGCGTGAATACTGACGGCGTCGCGACCGGTCCTCTCGCCGGCGCCTTCGATCCGCGCCGCCCGCTCGAACCGGCAGCGGCGAAGACGATCCAGCTCGGCATCGAACACGGTTATCGGCGCTTCCTCGAAACCGTCGCCAAGGCGCGCGACATGAGCGCCACCGAAGTCGATACGGTCGCGCGCGGGCGCGTCTGGACCGGCGAGGCGGCGACCAAGCTCGGCCTCGTCGACCAGCTCGGCGGCCTGGAGGCGGCGGTCGCGGCGGCAGCGTCTCGCGCCGGCCTGAAGCGCTACGAGACGGTCTGGCCGAGAGCGGACGTCGGCCCCGGCCAGCGGCTCCTGCAGCGCTTCGTCGCCGCGCTGGCGCCCGTCGGCGGTCTTTCAGTTCTTTCAGGTCTTCCCGCGTCGCCGCTCGCCGTCGTCATCGGCGGTCTGCAGCAGGATGCCAATGAGCTGCTACGCTGGAATGATCCGCGCCACCTTTACACGCATTGCCTTTGCGAAGCGCTTTAG
- a CDS encoding PP2C family protein-serine/threonine phosphatase: protein MKFTIYQESRIGRRKSNQDRLAYCYSRDALLMVIADGMGGHRHGEIAAQLAVQSVTEAFRREATPTLAEPGRFLSRVLMNAHTAIVDHAFDKDLDDTPRTTIVACVVQDGLAHWAHAGDSRLYLLRDGRVAVRTRDHSRVQLMIDQGLLDDEAAAHHPERNRIYSCLGGTRTPQVELSMPTPLCDGDILALCTDGVWGPVRDQGVVDGLAGTNVMHAVPKLLDRAEQLVGPGCDNLSMIAMCWHDESGAAHDDMEATQTRALDRVTTQLNVFGHARAPTAAGDISDDEIEKAIAEINHAIHKYSR, encoded by the coding sequence ATGAAATTCACGATCTACCAGGAAAGCCGCATCGGCCGGCGCAAAAGCAACCAGGACCGTCTCGCATACTGTTACTCGCGCGACGCACTGCTGATGGTGATCGCCGACGGCATGGGCGGGCACCGGCATGGCGAGATTGCGGCGCAGCTGGCCGTTCAGTCCGTCACCGAAGCGTTCCGGCGCGAAGCGACCCCGACGCTTGCCGAGCCGGGGCGCTTCCTGTCGCGCGTGCTGATGAACGCACACACCGCGATCGTCGACCACGCGTTCGACAAGGACCTCGACGACACGCCGCGCACGACAATCGTCGCCTGCGTGGTCCAGGACGGCCTCGCGCACTGGGCGCACGCCGGCGACTCGCGCCTCTACCTGCTGCGGGACGGTCGTGTCGCCGTGCGCACGCGCGATCATTCGCGCGTGCAGCTGATGATCGACCAGGGCCTGCTCGACGACGAAGCGGCCGCGCACCATCCCGAGCGCAATCGCATCTACAGCTGCCTGGGCGGCACGCGGACGCCGCAGGTCGAACTGTCGATGCCGACGCCGCTGTGCGACGGCGACATCCTCGCGCTATGCACCGACGGCGTGTGGGGCCCGGTGCGCGACCAGGGCGTCGTCGACGGGCTCGCCGGAACCAATGTCATGCACGCCGTGCCGAAGCTGCTGGACCGCGCCGAGCAGCTCGTCGGCCCCGGCTGCGACAACCTGTCGATGATCGCGATGTGCTGGCACGACGAGAGCGGCGCGGCGCACGACGACATGGAAGCGACGCAGACGAGGGCGCTCGACCGGGTCACGACGCAGCTCAACGTCTTCGGACACGCGCGCGCACCGACCGCCGCCGGCGACATCAGCGACGACGAGATCGAGAAAGCGATCGCCGAAATCAACCACGCCATTCACAAGTACAGCAGATAG
- the rph gene encoding ribonuclease PH, which translates to MRPSQRRPDQLRAVMITRNFTCHAEGSVLVEFGATRVLCTASVEDTVPPFLRGRGQGWLTAEYGMLPRATHTRSAREAAKGKQSGRTQEIQRLIGRSLRAVVDLSALGERQIVIDCDVLQADGGTRTAAITGACVAVHDAFRKLVTEGKLPYSPLREFVAAVSVGMFQGVPVLDLDYAEDSGCDTDMNVVMTGAGGFVEVQGTAEGATFSRAELNALLELAESGIRRLVEAQKAAIDRN; encoded by the coding sequence ATGCGTCCCAGCCAACGCCGCCCCGACCAACTGCGCGCGGTCATGATCACCCGCAACTTCACCTGCCACGCCGAAGGCTCGGTGCTCGTCGAATTCGGCGCCACGCGCGTGCTGTGCACCGCCAGCGTCGAGGACACCGTGCCGCCGTTCCTGCGCGGCCGCGGCCAGGGCTGGCTGACCGCCGAATACGGCATGCTGCCGCGCGCCACCCACACGCGCAGCGCGCGCGAAGCGGCCAAGGGCAAGCAGAGCGGGCGCACGCAGGAAATCCAGCGCCTGATCGGCCGCAGCCTGCGCGCGGTGGTCGATCTCAGCGCGCTCGGCGAACGCCAGATCGTCATCGACTGCGACGTGCTGCAGGCCGACGGCGGCACCCGCACCGCCGCGATCACCGGCGCCTGCGTCGCGGTCCACGACGCGTTCCGCAAACTCGTCACCGAGGGCAAGCTGCCGTACAGCCCGCTGCGCGAGTTCGTCGCCGCAGTGTCGGTCGGCATGTTCCAGGGCGTGCCGGTGCTCGATCTCGACTATGCCGAGGATTCGGGCTGCGATACCGACATGAACGTCGTCATGACGGGCGCGGGGGGGTTCGTCGAAGTGCAGGGCACTGCCGAAGGCGCGACGTTCTCCCGCGCCGAGCTCAACGCGCTGCTGGAGCTTGCCGAGTCCGGCATCCGCCGGCTCGTCGAAGCGCAGAAAGCGGCGATCGACCGGAACTGA
- the rdgB gene encoding RdgB/HAM1 family non-canonical purine NTP pyrophosphatase yields the protein MTARLVLASNNAKKAVEMTTLLAPLGIEVLPQSAFDIPEADEPHPTFVENALAKARHAAALSGLPAVADDSGLCVAALGGAPGVQSARFAGEPKSDARNNALLVERLAGSADRRAFFYSVVALVRHADDPRPLIADGEWHGTILYAPRGANGFGYDPLFFLPELGQTAAELDAQLKNTLSHRGAAMRHLLARLSTAPL from the coding sequence ATGACGGCCCGACTCGTTCTCGCCAGCAACAACGCCAAGAAAGCCGTCGAGATGACGACGCTGCTCGCGCCGCTCGGCATCGAAGTGCTGCCGCAGTCGGCGTTCGACATTCCGGAAGCCGACGAGCCGCACCCGACGTTCGTCGAGAACGCGCTCGCGAAGGCGCGCCACGCTGCCGCGTTGAGCGGGCTGCCGGCGGTCGCCGACGACTCCGGGCTGTGCGTCGCGGCGCTCGGCGGCGCACCGGGCGTGCAGTCGGCGCGCTTTGCCGGCGAACCGAAGTCCGACGCGCGCAACAATGCGCTGCTCGTCGAGCGGCTCGCGGGCAGCGCCGACCGGCGCGCATTCTTCTACTCTGTTGTGGCACTGGTGCGCCATGCCGATGATCCGCGCCCGCTGATCGCCGACGGCGAGTGGCACGGCACGATCCTTTACGCGCCGCGCGGCGCCAACGGCTTCGGCTACGATCCGCTGTTCTTCCTCCCCGAGCTCGGCCAGACTGCTGCCGAGCTCGACGCGCAGCTGAAGAACACGCTCAGCCACCGTGGCGCGGCGATGCGCCACCTGCTGGCCCGCCTGTCCACCGCACCGCTGTGA
- a CDS encoding serine/threonine protein kinase: protein MPPPANCPLPSGFQLDQYQIERQLSVGGFSIVYLARDRHGTAVAIKEYLPNSLALRQDGEFEPQVTAENRPVFRYGMKCFFEEGRSLAKLMHPNVVRVLNFFRANGTVYMVMEFERGRTLHDYIHRHRDGVRETFIRAVFARMLNGLREVHSHKLLHLDIKPSNVYLRNDGTPVLLDFGAARQTLLAGQPMLRPMYTPGFASPEQFTNRDALGPWSDIYSVGASLYACVAGAAPPRSDERSRRDTFVPASRAYAPRYSAQLLQTIDWCLKLDPLERPQSVYSLQKALMHRGDDAVPATLFGELGARIKSFIGRT from the coding sequence ATGCCGCCTCCAGCCAACTGCCCTCTGCCCTCCGGCTTCCAGCTGGACCAGTACCAAATAGAGCGGCAGCTTTCCGTCGGCGGTTTTTCGATTGTCTATCTCGCCCGTGATCGCCACGGCACGGCAGTGGCGATCAAGGAATACCTGCCGAATTCTCTCGCGCTGCGCCAGGACGGCGAATTCGAACCGCAGGTCACGGCAGAGAACCGCCCGGTCTTCCGCTACGGCATGAAATGCTTCTTCGAGGAAGGTCGTTCGCTCGCGAAGCTGATGCATCCGAACGTCGTCCGGGTGCTCAATTTCTTTCGCGCCAACGGCACAGTGTACATGGTGATGGAGTTCGAGCGCGGCCGCACGCTGCACGACTATATCCACAGGCACCGCGACGGCGTGCGCGAGACTTTCATCCGGGCCGTTTTCGCACGCATGCTCAACGGCCTGCGCGAAGTCCACTCGCACAAGCTGCTGCACCTCGACATCAAGCCCTCGAACGTCTATCTGCGCAACGACGGCACGCCGGTGCTGCTCGACTTCGGCGCCGCACGCCAGACCCTGCTGGCCGGCCAGCCGATGCTCAGACCGATGTATACGCCCGGCTTCGCATCCCCCGAGCAGTTCACGAACCGCGACGCGCTGGGGCCGTGGAGCGACATCTACAGTGTCGGCGCAAGCCTGTACGCATGCGTCGCCGGGGCCGCGCCGCCGCGCTCGGACGAGCGCAGCCGGCGCGACACTTTCGTTCCGGCGAGCAGGGCGTATGCCCCGCGCTATTCCGCGCAGTTGCTGCAGACGATCGACTGGTGCCTGAAGCTCGACCCGCTCGAGCGGCCGCAGAGCGTCTATTCGCTGCAGAAGGCGCTGATGCACAGGGGCGATGACGCAGTTCCGGCCACCCTGTTCGGCGAACTGGGTGCGCGCATCAAATCGTTTATCGGCCGCACTTGA